Proteins encoded within one genomic window of Glycine soja cultivar W05 chromosome 1, ASM419377v2, whole genome shotgun sequence:
- the LOC114412572 gene encoding sugar transport protein 12-like isoform X1 yields the protein MFRSSHYNANVFFTSPKLVAEDIITQQKFMEVPIKYPAKLTLRVVLTCIMAATGGLIFGYDHGVSGGVTSMDSFLKKFFPSVYEKESNVKPSSNQYCKFNSQILTLFTSSLYLSALAAGLGASSITRMLGRRATMIMGGIFFVAGALLNGLAVSIWMLIVGRLLLGFGIGCANQSVPIYVSEMAPYKYRGALNMCFQLSITIGIFVANLFNYYFSKILNGQGWRLSLGLGAVPAFIFVIGSFCLPDSPSSLVERGLHEDAKRELVKIRGTTEVDAEFRDILAASEASQNVKHPWRTLMDRKYRPQLVFAICIPFFQQFTGLNVITFYAPILFRTIGFGSGASLMSAVIIGSFKPVSTLVSILLVDKFGRRTLFLEGGAQMLICQFWQQIIMTIAIAVTFGTNGNPGTLPKWYAIVVVGIICVYVSGFAWSWGPLGWLIPSEIFPLEIRPAAQSITVGVNMISTFFIAQFFTSMLCHMKFGLFIFFGCFVVIMTLFIYKLLPETKGIPLEEMSMVWQKHPIWGKFLESDNPIQNDKMNSKC from the exons ATGTTTCGATCTTCTCACTATAATGCTAATGTGTTCTTCACCTCTCCAAAACTTGTAGCTGAGGATATTATTACTCAGCAAAAATTCATGGAAGTTCCAATCAAGTATCCGGCAAAACTCACCCTTAGGGTGGTTCTTACTTGTATCATGGCGGCCACCGGTGGGTTGATTTTTGGCTATGACCATGGTGTTTCAG GTGGAGTGACCTCCATGGATTCCTTCCTGAAGAAGTTCTTCCCATCTGTATATGAAAAGGAGTCTAACGTGAAGCCTTCTTCAAACCAGTACTGCAAATTCAACAGTCAGATACTGACACTGTTTACATCTTCCCTTTATCTAAGTGCTCTTGCTGCGGGTCTTGGGGCATCCAGCATAACCCGAATGTTGGGAAGACGTGCAACTATGATTATGGGTGGAATATTCTTTGTGGCAGGTGCATTACTCAATGGATTAGCTGTAAGCATCTGGATGCTTATTGTTGGCAGGTTGTTGCTTGGTTTTGGCATTGGTTGTGCCAATCAG TCAGTTCCAATCTATGTGTCAGAGATGGCCCCTTATAAATACCGTGGAGCTCTAAACATGTGCTTCCAATTGTCAATCACAATAGGCATCTTTGTGGCCAATCTCTTCAACTACTACTTTTCCAAGATACTGAATGGTCAGGGATGGCGCTTAAGCCTGGGGCTAGGTGCAGTCCctgctttcatttttgttatagGCTCATTTTGCCTTCCTGACTCACCAAGCTCCCTTGTTGAACGTGGTCTTCATGAAGATGCCAAAAGGGAGCTTGTAAAAATTCGTGGTACAACTGAAGTTGATGCAGAATTCAGGGACATACTTGCTGCTAGTGAAGCCTCACAGAATGTGAAACACCCTTGGAGAACCTTGATGGATAGAAAGTATAGGCCACAGCTTGTTTTTGCCATTTGCATTCCCTTCTTCCAACAGTTCACTGGCTTGAATGTGATCACATTCTATGCTCCTATTTTGTTCAGAACAATTGGTTTTGGAAGCGGGGCATCTCTCATGTCTGCAGTGATCATTGGCAGCTTTAAACCTGTTTCAACCCTGGTTTCAATTCTTCTTGTCGATAaatttggaagacgcaccctttTCCTGGAGGGTGGTGCTCAAATGTTGATTTGCCAG TTTTGGCAACAGATCATCATGACAATTGCTATTGCGGTTACATTTGGCACAAATGGGAACCCAGGTACACTGCCTAAGTGGTATGCAATCGTGGTTGTGGGGATCATCTGTGTGTATGTTTCAGGTTTTGCTTGGTCATGGGGTCCTCTAGGCTGGTTGATACCTAGTGAAATCTTTCCCCTTGAGATTAGACCTGCTGCTCAGAGTATCACAGTTGGTGTCAACATGATCAGCACTTTCTTCATAGCTCAATTCTTCACATCAATGCTCTGTCACATGAAGTTTGGTTTGTTCATCTTCTTTGGGTGCTTTGTGGTGATCATGACCTTATTCATCTACAAGTTATTGCCTGAGACAAAGGGCATCCCACTTGAGGAAATGAGTATGGTTTGGCAGAAACACCCCATCTGGGGCAAATTTTTGGAGTCGGACAACCCCATCCAAAACGACAAAATGAACTCCAAATGTTGA
- the LOC114412572 gene encoding sugar transport protein 12-like isoform X2, translating into MFRSSHYNANVFFTSPKLVAEDIITQQKFMEVPIKYPAKLTLRVVLTCIMAATGGLIFGYDHGVSGGVTSMDSFLKKFFPSVYEKESNVKPSSNQYCKFNSQILTLFTSSLYLSALAAGLGASSITRMLGRRATMIMGGIFFVAGALLNGLAVSIWMLIVGRLLLGFGIGCANQSVPIYVSEMAPYKYRGALNMCFQLSITIGIFVANLFNYYFSKILNGQGWRLSLGLGAVPAFIFVIGSFCLPDSPSSLVERGLHEDAKRELVKIRGTTEVDAEFRDILAASEASQNVKHPWRTLMDRKYRPQLVFAICIPFFQQFTGLNVITFYAPILFRTIGFGSGASLMSAVIIGSFKPVSTLVSILLVDKFGRRTLFLEGGAQMLICQIIMTIAIAVTFGTNGNPGTLPKWYAIVVVGIICVYVSGFAWSWGPLGWLIPSEIFPLEIRPAAQSITVGVNMISTFFIAQFFTSMLCHMKFGLFIFFGCFVVIMTLFIYKLLPETKGIPLEEMSMVWQKHPIWGKFLESDNPIQNDKMNSKC; encoded by the exons ATGTTTCGATCTTCTCACTATAATGCTAATGTGTTCTTCACCTCTCCAAAACTTGTAGCTGAGGATATTATTACTCAGCAAAAATTCATGGAAGTTCCAATCAAGTATCCGGCAAAACTCACCCTTAGGGTGGTTCTTACTTGTATCATGGCGGCCACCGGTGGGTTGATTTTTGGCTATGACCATGGTGTTTCAG GTGGAGTGACCTCCATGGATTCCTTCCTGAAGAAGTTCTTCCCATCTGTATATGAAAAGGAGTCTAACGTGAAGCCTTCTTCAAACCAGTACTGCAAATTCAACAGTCAGATACTGACACTGTTTACATCTTCCCTTTATCTAAGTGCTCTTGCTGCGGGTCTTGGGGCATCCAGCATAACCCGAATGTTGGGAAGACGTGCAACTATGATTATGGGTGGAATATTCTTTGTGGCAGGTGCATTACTCAATGGATTAGCTGTAAGCATCTGGATGCTTATTGTTGGCAGGTTGTTGCTTGGTTTTGGCATTGGTTGTGCCAATCAG TCAGTTCCAATCTATGTGTCAGAGATGGCCCCTTATAAATACCGTGGAGCTCTAAACATGTGCTTCCAATTGTCAATCACAATAGGCATCTTTGTGGCCAATCTCTTCAACTACTACTTTTCCAAGATACTGAATGGTCAGGGATGGCGCTTAAGCCTGGGGCTAGGTGCAGTCCctgctttcatttttgttatagGCTCATTTTGCCTTCCTGACTCACCAAGCTCCCTTGTTGAACGTGGTCTTCATGAAGATGCCAAAAGGGAGCTTGTAAAAATTCGTGGTACAACTGAAGTTGATGCAGAATTCAGGGACATACTTGCTGCTAGTGAAGCCTCACAGAATGTGAAACACCCTTGGAGAACCTTGATGGATAGAAAGTATAGGCCACAGCTTGTTTTTGCCATTTGCATTCCCTTCTTCCAACAGTTCACTGGCTTGAATGTGATCACATTCTATGCTCCTATTTTGTTCAGAACAATTGGTTTTGGAAGCGGGGCATCTCTCATGTCTGCAGTGATCATTGGCAGCTTTAAACCTGTTTCAACCCTGGTTTCAATTCTTCTTGTCGATAaatttggaagacgcaccctttTCCTGGAGGGTGGTGCTCAAATGTTGATTTGCCAG ATCATCATGACAATTGCTATTGCGGTTACATTTGGCACAAATGGGAACCCAGGTACACTGCCTAAGTGGTATGCAATCGTGGTTGTGGGGATCATCTGTGTGTATGTTTCAGGTTTTGCTTGGTCATGGGGTCCTCTAGGCTGGTTGATACCTAGTGAAATCTTTCCCCTTGAGATTAGACCTGCTGCTCAGAGTATCACAGTTGGTGTCAACATGATCAGCACTTTCTTCATAGCTCAATTCTTCACATCAATGCTCTGTCACATGAAGTTTGGTTTGTTCATCTTCTTTGGGTGCTTTGTGGTGATCATGACCTTATTCATCTACAAGTTATTGCCTGAGACAAAGGGCATCCCACTTGAGGAAATGAGTATGGTTTGGCAGAAACACCCCATCTGGGGCAAATTTTTGGAGTCGGACAACCCCATCCAAAACGACAAAATGAACTCCAAATGTTGA